Proteins from a single region of Ensifer adhaerens:
- a CDS encoding flagellar hook-associated family protein, which translates to MKTSYVSNLAIQSAMRLTIQQNQSELLKLTQEQTTGRHYDVGLALGATASRSLNLQRELDRLNSMKSTNSVVTQRLSGSQGALETMAKAAEKVRDTLVTYKGNDAASQLKIQKTEIMGALQTFTAAANTSFNGEFLFSGINTDAKPVADYATTPPSAAKTAFDNALSTFMAAQVPPLTGMDQFSVTQMQDFIKNTVEPMFTGPGWDANWSDASNQNMTSRISASEVIESSTNANTKGFRMFAMASVIAAELMDKNVTPEVRSAIGVAALDYAEQGIAGLNSERSQLGISEARVKKANTSIDAQLKLVNTHVADIEGIDPIETSTRINTLKVQLETSYTLTSRLQQMSLLNFL; encoded by the coding sequence ATGAAGACGTCCTACGTTTCTAATCTGGCGATTCAGAGCGCTATGCGCCTGACGATCCAGCAGAATCAGTCGGAGCTGCTCAAGCTCACCCAGGAGCAGACCACCGGCCGCCACTATGACGTCGGCCTCGCACTTGGTGCGACCGCGTCGCGCTCGCTCAACCTTCAGCGCGAGCTGGACCGGCTGAACTCGATGAAGAGCACGAACTCGGTCGTGACCCAGCGTCTCTCGGGTTCGCAGGGTGCGCTCGAGACGATGGCGAAGGCCGCGGAAAAAGTGCGCGACACGCTCGTCACCTACAAGGGCAACGATGCTGCCAGCCAGTTGAAGATCCAGAAGACCGAGATCATGGGCGCGCTGCAGACCTTCACTGCTGCCGCCAATACCTCCTTCAACGGCGAGTTCCTGTTTTCGGGCATCAACACCGATGCCAAGCCGGTTGCCGACTACGCCACGACCCCGCCGTCGGCGGCCAAGACTGCTTTCGACAACGCGCTTTCGACCTTCATGGCCGCACAGGTTCCGCCGCTGACCGGCATGGACCAGTTCTCTGTCACGCAGATGCAGGACTTCATCAAGAACACCGTCGAACCGATGTTCACCGGACCGGGCTGGGATGCCAACTGGTCCGATGCTTCGAACCAGAACATGACGAGCCGGATCAGCGCCAGCGAAGTCATCGAAAGCTCGACCAACGCCAACACCAAGGGTTTCCGGATGTTCGCGATGGCAAGCGTGATCGCCGCCGAACTGATGGACAAGAACGTTACGCCCGAGGTGCGCTCGGCCATTGGTGTCGCAGCCCTCGATTACGCGGAACAGGGCATTGCCGGCCTCAACTCGGAACGCAGCCAGCTCGGTATCTCCGAAGCGCGCGTCAAGAAGGCGAATACCTCCATCGATGCGCAGCTCAAGCTCGTCAACACGCATGTCGCCGACATCGAGGGCATCGATCCGATCGAGACATCGACCCGGATCAACACGCTAAAGGTGCAGTTGGAAACGTCCTATACACTAACGTCGCGACTACAGCAGATGAGCTTGCTCAATTTCCTCTAG
- the flaF gene encoding flagellar biosynthesis regulator FlaF: MYQFSYAEIMEDGVADSKNRERQVLDRSIALMEAAKQQKGYSREAIEAIYFTRRLWIRFIEDLRAPENQLNEELRANLISIAIWILNETEKIRKRESSNFQGIIDITTIIRDGLK, translated from the coding sequence ATGTATCAGTTTTCCTATGCCGAGATCATGGAGGACGGCGTCGCCGACTCCAAAAATCGAGAACGGCAGGTACTCGATCGCTCGATCGCGCTCATGGAAGCAGCGAAACAGCAGAAAGGGTACTCGAGAGAGGCCATCGAGGCCATCTACTTCACCCGGCGCCTGTGGATCCGCTTCATCGAGGATCTGCGCGCTCCGGAAAACCAGCTCAACGAAGAGCTGCGCGCCAATCTGATTTCGATCGCTATCTGGATACTCAACGAGACGGAGAAGATCCGCAAACGCGAATCCTCCAACTTCCAGGGCATAATTGACATTACCACCATCATCAGGGATGGACTGAAATGA
- the flbT gene encoding flagellar biosynthesis repressor FlbT — protein MKSTLRISLKSGERIFVNGAVLRVDRKVAVEFLNDVTFLLENHVLQPEDATTPLKQLYFIAQMILINPEGAEQSTAMFRKSIVMLLNCFKNEEILAELKRVDGLVTNGRAFEALKAIRGLYPIEDRILNTQEITPATVEQIRKEIAPWR, from the coding sequence ATGAAGAGCACACTGCGTATTTCGCTGAAATCGGGCGAACGGATCTTTGTTAACGGCGCGGTGCTTCGCGTAGATCGCAAGGTTGCGGTCGAGTTCCTGAATGACGTGACCTTCCTGCTCGAAAACCACGTTCTGCAGCCGGAAGACGCCACCACGCCGCTGAAGCAATTGTACTTCATCGCGCAGATGATCCTCATCAATCCGGAAGGGGCGGAGCAATCGACCGCCATGTTCCGCAAGTCGATCGTCATGCTGCTCAACTGCTTCAAGAACGAAGAGATTCTGGCCGAACTTAAGCGCGTCGACGGTCTCGTCACCAACGGCCGTGCCTTCGAGGCACTGAAGGCGATCCGCGGCCTCTACCCGATCGAAGACCGCATCCTCAACACGCAGGAAATCACGCCGGCGACGGTCGAGCAGATTCGCAAGGAGATCGCGCCATGGCGGTAA
- the flgD gene encoding flagellar hook assembly protein FlgD, which produces MAVSGVNNNSYTPIVSGQDSGGDAAKASLNYESFLKLLVAQMKNQDPTQPMDATQQIAQLATFSQVEQTIKTNKNLESLLQRTSLSEADAVIGRTVTSEDGKTTGVVKEVKLYSDGIIAVLDSGKELVIGPGVKVK; this is translated from the coding sequence ATGGCGGTAAGCGGCGTCAACAACAACAGCTACACCCCGATCGTTTCCGGTCAGGATTCGGGCGGCGACGCTGCCAAGGCATCGCTCAACTATGAGAGCTTCCTGAAGCTGCTGGTCGCGCAGATGAAGAACCAGGATCCGACGCAGCCGATGGATGCGACCCAGCAGATCGCCCAGCTTGCGACCTTCTCGCAGGTGGAACAGACGATCAAGACCAACAAGAACCTGGAAAGCCTGCTGCAGCGTACCTCGCTCAGCGAAGCGGACGCCGTCATCGGGCGCACCGTCACCAGCGAAGACGGCAAGACCACTGGCGTGGTTAAGGAAGTGAAACTATACTCTGACGGAATCATTGCGGTGCTCGATAGCGGCAAGGAGCTGGTTATCGGCCCGGGCGTCAAGGTGAAGTGA
- the fliQ gene encoding flagellar biosynthesis protein FliQ, whose protein sequence is MNEADALDIVQAAIWTVIVASGPAVLAAMIVGVVIAFIQALTQVQEMTLTFVPKILAVMITVAVSAPFIGAQISIFTDIIFSRIQSGF, encoded by the coding sequence ATGAATGAGGCGGATGCCCTCGATATCGTACAGGCCGCGATCTGGACCGTGATCGTGGCCTCGGGCCCCGCCGTTCTCGCCGCCATGATCGTCGGCGTCGTCATCGCCTTCATTCAGGCGCTGACCCAGGTCCAGGAAATGACCCTTACATTCGTCCCGAAGATTCTTGCGGTCATGATCACCGTTGCGGTGTCCGCACCCTTCATCGGCGCCCAGATCTCCATCTTCACCGACATCATCTTCTCGCGCATCCAATCCGGTTTCTGA
- the flhA gene encoding flagellar biosynthesis protein FlhA, with protein sequence MAQQAALIIPKVAPKGRDVGFALGIVAILSILFLPIPPFLIDMGLAFSIAFSVLILMVSLWIQRPLEFSSFPTILLISTMVRLALNIATTRVILSHGHEGHGAAGGVISGFASLVMSGDFVIGLIVFLILITVNFIVITKGATRIAEVGARFTLDAIPGKQMSIDADLSAGLIDEKEAQRRRRELEEESSFYGAMDGASKFVRGDAIAGLIITAINIFGGIIIGYLRHGMPIGEAADVFVKLSVGDGLVSQIPALIVSLAAGLLVSRGGTSGSTDQAVVGQLGGYPKALMVASALIILLSVVPGLPFLPFAVLGGGMAFLSWLVPRQIEAANAARRAEEAAKVQQTKEGEADSVKSVLKTAEIELLLGKQVSTRLLGAHQELAFRVGKMRRKFAGQYGLVIPEIKVSDDISIPDKAYHIRIHGTTIASNTVRVGEVVVVTGGGRRPSVPGDEIREPAFGMPAVSILETFTEDLKREGFHPIDNVSVVLTHLSEVIRNNLPHLLSYKDVKVLIERLDPEYRKLADEICTSHMSYSGLQAVLKLLLAERVSIRNLHLILEAVAELAPHVRKTEQIVEHVRVRMSQQLCGDLADNGVLRVLRLGNKWDMVFHQALKRDAKGEVVEFDIDPRHLEEFSEQATKVIREHLDRGMPFVLVSSPESRSYVRMIIERLFATLPVLSHVELAKGLEIKIIGSVS encoded by the coding sequence ATGGCACAACAAGCAGCGCTGATCATCCCGAAAGTCGCACCAAAGGGCCGGGACGTCGGCTTTGCGCTCGGGATCGTGGCGATCCTGTCGATCCTCTTCCTGCCCATTCCTCCGTTCCTGATCGATATGGGACTGGCGTTTTCCATCGCCTTTTCGGTGCTGATCCTGATGGTCTCCCTGTGGATCCAGCGCCCGCTCGAGTTCTCCTCGTTCCCGACCATCCTGCTGATCTCGACCATGGTGCGCCTGGCGCTGAACATCGCCACGACCCGCGTCATCCTTTCGCACGGCCACGAGGGCCACGGTGCTGCCGGCGGCGTCATTTCCGGCTTTGCCAGCCTGGTCATGTCCGGCGACTTCGTCATCGGTCTGATCGTCTTCCTGATCCTCATCACCGTGAACTTCATCGTCATCACCAAGGGTGCGACGCGTATCGCCGAAGTCGGCGCGCGCTTCACCCTCGACGCGATCCCCGGCAAGCAGATGTCGATCGACGCCGACCTGTCGGCCGGTCTGATCGACGAGAAGGAAGCGCAGCGCCGCCGCCGCGAGCTGGAGGAAGAAAGCTCCTTCTACGGCGCCATGGACGGTGCCTCGAAGTTCGTGCGCGGCGATGCAATCGCCGGCCTCATCATCACCGCCATCAACATCTTCGGCGGCATCATCATCGGTTATCTCCGCCACGGCATGCCGATCGGAGAAGCGGCCGACGTCTTCGTCAAGCTTTCGGTCGGTGACGGTCTTGTCTCGCAGATCCCGGCGCTGATCGTTTCGCTGGCCGCAGGCCTGCTCGTCTCGCGCGGCGGTACATCGGGTTCGACCGACCAGGCTGTCGTCGGCCAGCTCGGCGGCTATCCGAAGGCGCTGATGGTCGCCTCGGCACTGATCATCCTCCTGTCGGTTGTTCCCGGCCTGCCGTTCCTGCCCTTTGCCGTTCTCGGCGGCGGCATGGCGTTCCTGAGCTGGCTCGTGCCGCGCCAGATCGAGGCGGCCAACGCTGCCCGTCGCGCCGAGGAAGCGGCCAAGGTCCAGCAGACCAAGGAAGGCGAGGCGGATTCGGTGAAGTCGGTGCTGAAGACCGCCGAGATTGAACTTCTTCTCGGCAAGCAGGTCTCGACGCGCCTGCTTGGCGCACACCAGGAACTCGCCTTCCGCGTCGGCAAGATGCGCCGCAAGTTCGCCGGGCAATACGGCCTCGTCATTCCGGAAATCAAGGTATCGGACGACATCAGCATCCCCGACAAGGCTTACCATATCCGCATTCACGGCACGACGATCGCATCCAACACGGTGCGCGTCGGCGAAGTGGTGGTGGTGACGGGCGGCGGTCGCCGGCCGAGCGTGCCGGGTGACGAGATTCGCGAACCCGCCTTCGGCATGCCGGCCGTCTCGATCCTCGAAACCTTTACCGAAGACCTGAAGCGCGAGGGCTTCCACCCGATCGACAACGTGTCCGTGGTGCTGACGCACCTCAGCGAAGTCATCCGAAACAACCTCCCGCATCTGCTTTCCTACAAGGACGTGAAGGTGCTGATCGAGCGGCTCGATCCGGAATACCGGAAGCTCGCCGACGAGATCTGCACTTCGCACATGTCCTATTCCGGGCTTCAGGCCGTGCTGAAGCTGTTGCTCGCCGAGCGCGTCTCGATCCGCAACCTGCACCTGATCCTGGAAGCGGTTGCCGAACTCGCCCCGCATGTGCGCAAGACCGAACAGATCGTCGAGCATGTGCGCGTGCGCATGTCGCAGCAGCTCTGCGGCGACCTTGCCGACAACGGCGTCCTGCGCGTGCTGCGGCTCGGCAACAAGTGGGATATGGTCTTCCATCAGGCGCTGAAGCGCGATGCCAAGGGCGAAGTCGTCGAGTTCGATATCGACCCGCGGCATCTCGAAGAGTTCAGCGAACAGGCGACCAAAGTTATCCGTGAACATCTCGATCGCGGCATGCCCTTCGTACTGGTAAGTTCGCCCGAATCCCGTTCTTATGTTCGCATGATCATCGAGCGTCTCTTTGCCACTTTGCCCGTGCTCTCGCATGTCGAGCTTGCCAAGGGCCTCGAGATCAAGATCATCGGCTCAGTTTCATGA
- the fliR gene encoding flagellar biosynthetic protein FliR encodes MITDPEGSVLALFAAFCRIGGCIMIMPGFSSARIPMQVRLFIAVAVSMAILPVMWTDIYPQVTGKGHTYIYLIAAETAVGVVMGLVARYYVLGLQFAGTAITMLMGFSSPPSSDVIEDTPENQLTSLISFAGLMVLFMLDFHHVMIEAIVQSYRAMPIGTAFDPQGVLITLTDSLAQTFMIMLRLASPFVIYGLLFNVAIGMVNKLAPQIPIYFISQPYLIMGGMFLLYLGIAAMLRLFGDGFAPVMQGG; translated from the coding sequence ATGATCACCGACCCGGAGGGCTCGGTGCTGGCGCTGTTCGCGGCCTTCTGCCGGATCGGCGGATGCATCATGATCATGCCCGGGTTTTCTTCTGCCCGTATTCCGATGCAGGTCCGGCTCTTCATCGCGGTGGCGGTGTCCATGGCGATCCTGCCGGTCATGTGGACGGACATCTATCCGCAGGTGACCGGAAAGGGGCATACTTACATCTACCTGATCGCCGCCGAGACGGCCGTCGGCGTGGTCATGGGGCTCGTCGCCCGCTACTATGTACTCGGCCTGCAGTTCGCCGGCACGGCGATCACCATGTTGATGGGCTTCAGCTCCCCGCCGTCGTCGGATGTGATTGAAGACACGCCGGAAAACCAGTTGACCAGCCTCATCAGCTTTGCCGGCTTGATGGTTCTTTTCATGCTCGATTTCCACCACGTGATGATCGAGGCGATCGTGCAGTCCTATCGCGCCATGCCGATCGGTACCGCCTTCGATCCGCAGGGCGTGCTGATCACGCTCACGGATTCGCTGGCGCAGACCTTCATGATCATGCTGAGGCTCGCGAGCCCCTTCGTCATCTACGGCCTGCTTTTCAACGTGGCGATCGGCATGGTCAACAAGCTCGCCCCGCAGATCCCGATCTACTTCATCTCGCAGCCCTATCTGATCATGGGCGGCATGTTCCTGCTCTATCTCGGCATCGCCGCAATGCTGCGCCTGTTCGGCGACGGTTTCGCGCCGGTCATGCAGGGAGGATAG
- a CDS encoding rod-binding protein, which produces MAISPPSDLVMDVVRAADPTEVQEAQARLKANRAAFKATSLAENGNGFTAAVNILNSSDGSTGLGDINNRVEQKKIPETYRKFEAMVLQNFVKSMLPTDSENVFGKGNAGDIWKSMMAEQIGDVISKSGGIGIAEQLASGSATDRVQASLDGNSRNLAASLVQEYERKTLTGFTTEDDKNKQA; this is translated from the coding sequence ATGGCCATCTCTCCGCCCAGCGATCTGGTGATGGATGTCGTGCGCGCGGCCGACCCAACAGAGGTGCAGGAAGCCCAGGCGCGGCTGAAGGCCAATCGCGCGGCTTTCAAGGCGACGAGCCTTGCGGAAAACGGCAACGGTTTCACCGCGGCAGTCAACATCCTCAATTCTTCCGACGGTTCGACCGGGCTCGGCGACATCAACAACCGTGTCGAGCAGAAGAAGATCCCCGAAACCTATCGAAAGTTCGAGGCCATGGTGCTGCAGAACTTCGTGAAGTCGATGTTGCCGACCGATAGCGAGAACGTCTTCGGTAAAGGCAACGCAGGCGATATCTGGAAGAGCATGATGGCCGAGCAGATCGGCGACGTCATCTCGAAGAGCGGCGGCATCGGCATCGCCGAACAACTGGCGAGCGGTAGCGCGACCGATCGGGTCCAGGCCTCGCTCGACGGCAACAGCCGAAACCTCGCCGCAAGCCTCGTGCAGGAATACGAGCGCAAGACGCTGACCGGCTTTACGACCGAAGACGACAAGAACAAGCAAGCCTAG
- a CDS encoding glycosyltransferase family 2 protein encodes MMSTGQDISVYFRTELEDAGDVELVVVLPTFRRPEHVVKTLKTIVSQRPDVSFATVVVENDDEGLAGAQAAKDFFLGHPSESVVIVAHQRGNCHAYNAGWSTALETYPNLKAIAIIDDDEVAAPEWLDCLITVRETTGADMVGGPQLPVFEGDGGQKWKRHPVFTPHYDTTGPVPILYSSGNVLIARRVLDTMPRPFLDPAFNFIGGGDADFYSRSKEQGFCFAWAADAWVAETVPARRTSASWIRARSLRNGAISTMLEHRRDPSFGGRMRTFGKSLALLGASIPRGIELWSKSGLASAGLYHFYVAIGRLMAEFGLVNEQYRTPEKN; translated from the coding sequence ATGATGTCGACCGGCCAGGACATTTCCGTCTACTTCCGGACAGAACTGGAAGACGCCGGCGACGTCGAACTCGTCGTCGTGCTGCCGACGTTTCGCCGGCCCGAACATGTCGTCAAGACGCTGAAAACCATTGTTTCCCAGAGGCCTGACGTCTCTTTTGCCACCGTCGTGGTGGAGAACGACGACGAAGGACTGGCCGGTGCTCAGGCCGCCAAGGACTTTTTCCTGGGCCATCCATCGGAATCGGTCGTCATCGTCGCGCATCAGCGTGGCAACTGTCACGCCTACAATGCCGGCTGGTCGACGGCCCTCGAAACCTATCCGAACCTCAAGGCGATCGCGATCATCGATGACGACGAGGTCGCGGCACCCGAATGGCTCGATTGTCTCATCACGGTACGGGAAACGACGGGCGCCGACATGGTCGGTGGACCGCAGCTTCCGGTCTTCGAAGGCGACGGTGGGCAGAAATGGAAGCGCCACCCGGTCTTCACGCCCCATTACGATACGACCGGACCGGTGCCGATCCTCTACTCCTCGGGCAACGTACTCATTGCCCGACGGGTGCTCGACACGATGCCGCGGCCGTTCCTGGACCCGGCGTTCAATTTTATCGGCGGCGGTGACGCGGATTTCTACAGCCGCAGCAAGGAACAGGGATTCTGTTTCGCCTGGGCGGCGGATGCCTGGGTCGCCGAAACCGTGCCGGCGCGCCGCACAAGCGCATCCTGGATCCGGGCGCGCAGCCTGCGCAACGGCGCGATCTCGACAATGCTCGAGCATCGACGCGATCCAAGTTTCGGCGGGCGGATGCGAACCTTCGGCAAATCGCTGGCGCTACTCGGCGCGTCGATCCCACGCGGCATCGAGCTCTGGAGCAAGAGCGGGCTGGCAAGCGCCGGGCTCTACCACTTCTACGTGGCGATCGGCCGGCTGATGGCCGAGTTCGGCCTCGTCAATGAACAATACCGCACGCCCGAGAAAAACTGA
- a CDS encoding glycosyltransferase family 4 protein gives MHLVLVSSLVPVANPASGFDIANRAVLDGLRALGHRVSVIGFLQPGKTPALDCEMHLLGELEVTNAKVGTLRKLRWLATAFLNRTSVSSGKMLAVSANRIQSILDGLAPFDGLVLNSVQLPAAFAQVFRPYPSVYVAHNVEADSAFENAERATGTIERFLFRREAQYLEHYEQHLAQNAVAVWTFAEADRFGFGRAVSERAFVLPLVTGWDAPAAPTGEPDQDLRHDLGLIGTWSWRPNRLGLDWFLAEVVPHLPEDMSIAIAGQLDGVPSVSHLGVRFVGRVPDARAFVTESAVVPLISRGGSGVQLKSLETFELGMPCVATQASLRGIDATPDNCATTDDPAEFARLLVEKVAKVRAGDRQRLDGSAFHRAQKVRLMRVMRNVLAGLAPASAAEGPSLPPDLTVHEGGRS, from the coding sequence ATGCATCTGGTCCTGGTTTCCTCACTCGTTCCCGTCGCCAATCCGGCGTCCGGATTCGACATCGCCAACCGGGCTGTTCTCGACGGCCTTCGTGCGCTCGGTCACCGGGTCAGCGTCATCGGTTTCCTTCAGCCGGGAAAGACCCCAGCGCTCGATTGCGAGATGCATCTCCTCGGCGAGCTCGAGGTCACCAATGCCAAGGTCGGCACGCTTCGGAAACTGCGCTGGCTCGCGACCGCGTTCCTTAACCGCACGTCGGTTTCATCCGGCAAGATGCTTGCGGTATCGGCAAACCGGATCCAGTCGATCCTCGACGGCCTTGCCCCATTCGATGGGCTGGTGCTCAATTCGGTGCAGTTGCCGGCCGCCTTCGCACAGGTCTTCCGACCCTATCCGTCCGTCTATGTCGCCCACAATGTCGAGGCCGATTCCGCCTTCGAGAATGCCGAGCGGGCAACGGGCACCATCGAGCGCTTTCTCTTTCGGCGAGAAGCGCAATATCTCGAACATTACGAGCAACACCTGGCGCAGAATGCCGTCGCCGTCTGGACTTTTGCAGAGGCGGATCGCTTCGGCTTCGGCCGCGCTGTCAGTGAGCGTGCCTTCGTTCTGCCACTGGTAACCGGCTGGGACGCGCCGGCCGCGCCGACTGGCGAACCTGATCAGGACCTCCGCCACGATCTCGGTTTGATCGGCACATGGAGCTGGCGGCCGAACAGGCTGGGTCTCGACTGGTTCCTCGCCGAAGTCGTACCGCATCTGCCCGAAGACATGTCGATCGCGATTGCCGGTCAGTTGGACGGCGTGCCTTCGGTTTCTCATCTCGGCGTCCGTTTCGTAGGGAGGGTGCCGGACGCGCGCGCCTTCGTCACCGAAAGCGCGGTCGTCCCGCTCATCAGCCGTGGCGGCAGCGGCGTGCAGTTGAAGAGCCTTGAGACCTTCGAACTCGGCATGCCGTGCGTGGCGACGCAGGCGTCGCTGCGTGGCATCGATGCGACCCCCGACAATTGCGCCACGACCGATGATCCCGCGGAATTCGCGCGCCTTCTGGTTGAAAAAGTCGCCAAGGTGCGGGCCGGCGACCGTCAACGTCTCGACGGCTCTGCCTTCCACCGTGCTCAGAAAGTGCGGCTGATGCGGGTGATGCGCAATGTGCTGGCCGGCCTGGCGCCTGCGAGCGCTGCGGAGGGACCGTCGCTGCCACCGGACTTGACGGTCCATGAAGGGGGGCGGTCGTGA
- a CDS encoding WecB/TagA/CpsF family glycosyltransferase: MTQIVATNNASLSRRPILGMPVVDLGWAKAFAFAAEALSRPGGQTVLAFLNANNANLMMRDAEYRAALARQVVFPDGHGVDIASYLFYGRMFPANLNGTDFVPSLLTYLERPLRIAMIGARPKVLARAAENFQAHAPWHEFMPVSDGFFDRERSPEILAEVRALKADILLVAMGSPGQEKWVDAHVGPEDVRLVISVGALFDFVAEEFPRAPKFLRRLRLEWFFRLAMEPRRMWRRYVLGNPLFLCHVLWHKLSGRSREPIADTSLRTGTS, translated from the coding sequence GTGACGCAAATCGTTGCCACGAACAACGCTTCTCTGTCGCGGCGTCCGATCCTCGGAATGCCGGTCGTCGATCTCGGCTGGGCGAAGGCTTTCGCCTTTGCTGCCGAAGCGCTTTCGCGGCCAGGCGGGCAAACTGTCCTTGCCTTCCTCAATGCCAACAACGCCAACCTGATGATGCGCGATGCAGAGTATCGTGCGGCGCTGGCGCGCCAGGTTGTCTTTCCGGATGGGCACGGCGTCGATATCGCTTCCTATCTATTTTACGGGCGCATGTTTCCAGCCAATCTGAATGGCACGGATTTCGTGCCGTCACTGCTGACCTATCTCGAAAGGCCACTACGCATCGCGATGATCGGCGCGCGGCCCAAGGTGCTCGCCCGTGCCGCCGAGAATTTTCAGGCGCATGCGCCGTGGCATGAGTTCATGCCGGTTTCCGACGGTTTCTTCGACCGGGAACGGTCCCCGGAGATTCTCGCTGAGGTCCGCGCGTTGAAGGCAGATATCCTCTTGGTCGCGATGGGTAGTCCGGGCCAGGAGAAATGGGTCGATGCCCATGTCGGCCCTGAGGATGTCCGGCTGGTCATTTCCGTCGGCGCGCTTTTCGATTTCGTTGCGGAAGAGTTTCCGCGGGCGCCGAAATTCCTGCGCCGGCTGAGGTTGGAGTGGTTCTTCCGTCTGGCGATGGAACCGCGGCGCATGTGGCGCCGCTACGTTCTCGGAAACCCGCTTTTCCTGTGCCACGTCCTCTGGCACAAGCTGTCGGGACGCTCGCGCGAACCGATCGCCGACACCAGCCTTCGGACGGGAACATCGTGA
- a CDS encoding DUF6492 family protein, whose amino-acid sequence MNGQTMRTAVVTASYANDFERCRLMCESMDRKLQGDWKHYLLVADFDVKLFRQLEGARRVVVSEGDLLPWWLHPVTDPLSAGRRKVWLSPFGLPLRGWHAQQLRRLALARHIDEAAMFAVDSDVVFLRAFDPASLWQGDRLTLYRNDGAIDAHMRSNHLEWLAHSDRLLGIGPYHLPANDYINTLIAWRTDTCRKLLSHIEAQHGRNWVRAITRTRAFSECTIYGRYVDEVLGGEGHVPSDAALCHVLWFEDSYRQDLSGLRDFLRDMEPHQIGIGVQSFVGHDLDDIRRAIVELAA is encoded by the coding sequence GTGAACGGTCAGACCATGCGCACCGCGGTTGTCACAGCGTCCTACGCGAACGATTTCGAGCGTTGCCGGCTCATGTGCGAAAGCATGGACCGCAAGCTCCAGGGCGATTGGAAGCACTATCTGCTGGTGGCCGATTTTGACGTGAAGCTCTTCCGGCAACTTGAGGGGGCTCGGCGGGTGGTCGTCAGCGAGGGCGATCTCTTGCCCTGGTGGCTGCATCCGGTCACTGACCCATTGTCCGCCGGTCGCAGGAAGGTGTGGCTCAGTCCCTTCGGTCTGCCATTGCGTGGCTGGCATGCACAACAGCTGCGTCGCCTGGCGCTCGCGCGCCATATCGACGAGGCGGCGATGTTTGCGGTCGACTCCGACGTCGTGTTCCTGCGCGCCTTCGATCCCGCGAGCCTTTGGCAGGGGGATCGGCTGACGCTCTACCGCAACGACGGCGCGATCGACGCGCATATGCGCTCCAACCACCTTGAATGGCTCGCCCATTCCGATCGCCTTCTCGGCATCGGCCCCTATCACCTGCCGGCCAATGACTACATCAACACGCTGATCGCCTGGCGCACGGACACATGCCGGAAGCTGCTCAGCCACATCGAGGCGCAGCACGGCCGCAATTGGGTCCGCGCGATCACGCGGACCCGCGCATTCTCGGAATGCACGATCTATGGCCGCTACGTCGACGAGGTGCTCGGCGGGGAGGGGCACGTTCCTTCCGATGCTGCGCTCTGTCACGTGCTCTGGTTCGAGGACAGCTATAGGCAGGACCTCTCCGGCCTCAGGGATTTCCTGAGGGATATGGAGCCGCACCAGATCGGCATCGGCGTTCAATCCTTCGTCGGGCACGACCTCGACGATATCCGCCGCGCGATCGTCGAACTCGCCGCCTGA